Proteins encoded together in one Catellatospora citrea window:
- a CDS encoding ABC transporter ATP-binding protein — MSGLHRVAQNVHEVNQAVAPDDPDLVVAAEGVDVVREGKHLLRDISWRVELDERWVVLGPNGAGKTTLLHLAAGRAHPTKGAVYVLGERIGRVDMHELRTRIGLSTAALAERVPPGELVRDVVVTASWSVVGRFNESYDPMDEARAAELLDEWGMAGLAQRQYGTLSEGERKRTQIARALMTDPELLLLDEPAAGLDLGGREDLVARLSELAADPDAPALVLVTHHVEEIPPSFTHALLLREGGIVAAGPIPETITSDNLSATFGLALEVTSVEGRFTARAR, encoded by the coding sequence GTGTCAGGACTGCACCGCGTCGCCCAGAACGTCCACGAGGTCAACCAGGCCGTCGCCCCGGACGACCCCGATCTCGTCGTCGCCGCCGAAGGCGTCGACGTCGTGCGCGAGGGCAAGCATCTGCTGCGGGACATCTCGTGGCGGGTCGAGCTGGACGAGCGCTGGGTGGTGCTCGGCCCCAACGGGGCGGGCAAGACCACGCTGCTGCACCTGGCCGCCGGCCGCGCGCACCCGACCAAGGGCGCGGTGTACGTGCTCGGCGAGCGCATCGGCCGCGTCGACATGCACGAGCTGCGCACCCGGATCGGGCTGTCCACGGCGGCGCTGGCCGAGCGGGTGCCCCCGGGCGAGCTGGTCCGCGACGTGGTGGTCACCGCGTCCTGGTCGGTGGTGGGCCGCTTCAACGAGTCCTACGACCCGATGGACGAGGCCCGAGCCGCCGAGCTGCTCGACGAGTGGGGCATGGCCGGGCTGGCCCAGCGCCAGTACGGCACGCTCTCCGAGGGCGAGCGCAAGCGCACTCAGATCGCCCGCGCCCTGATGACCGACCCCGAGCTGCTGCTGCTGGACGAGCCCGCGGCCGGGCTGGACCTGGGCGGCCGGGAGGACCTGGTGGCGCGGCTGTCCGAGCTGGCCGCCGACCCGGACGCGCCCGCGCTGGTGCTGGTGACGCACCACGTGGAGGAGATCCCGCCGAGCTTCACGCACGCGCTGCTGCTGCGTGAGGGCGGCATCGTCGCGGCCGGGCCGATCCCGGAGACGATCACGTCGGACAACCTGTCCGCGACGTTCGGCCTGGCGCTGGAGGTCACCTCGGTCGAGGGCCGCTTCACCGCCCGCGCCCGCTGA
- a CDS encoding DUF6232 family protein, whose protein sequence is MIVYYRDPAVEVTSTAIHIHDRVFRLEDLEYVWHREITADPRSMRRLAGRGALNAGVVVGAVLALLGLIYLVAATVGDPGAAGRVLVPLAVVVLLVGLAGPALEWTLHRLDHSYDQGISMHEIWAVWRGRELLLLRVADESRFGRIYRSIQRALEQDR, encoded by the coding sequence ATGATCGTCTATTACCGCGATCCCGCGGTCGAAGTCACCTCGACCGCGATCCACATCCACGACCGCGTCTTCCGGCTCGAGGATCTGGAGTACGTCTGGCACCGCGAGATCACCGCAGATCCGCGGTCCATGCGCCGGCTGGCCGGACGCGGCGCCCTCAACGCGGGTGTCGTGGTCGGCGCGGTGCTGGCCCTGCTCGGGCTCATCTACCTGGTCGCCGCCACCGTCGGCGACCCCGGCGCGGCGGGCCGGGTGCTGGTGCCGCTGGCCGTCGTGGTGCTGCTGGTCGGCCTGGCCGGCCCCGCGCTGGAATGGACGCTGCACCGCCTCGACCACAGCTACGACCAGGGCATCTCCATGCACGAGATCTGGGCGGTGTGGCGCGGCCGCGAGCTGCTCCTGCTGCGCGTGGCCGACGAGTCCCGCTTCGGCCGCATCTACCGCTCCATCCAGCGCGCCCTGGAACAGGACCGGTGA
- a CDS encoding DUF7507 domain-containing protein yields MTSAFAIGATPGSASAAPGPSGRLKATSSAKAAPGQGSGTATRAEVPLPVDLRITKEATPDPVYAGQELTYTIFVTNEGLTTATGVTVTDTLPAGVQLLSSTPACTGTTVLTCPVGPMGVLLPGQTVPLVIQVGLPADFQPRSITNEATVAAAERDIDPGDNTATAITVVKRLADLAVTKVCKPDVPAPAGTQGFCDIYVDNLGPSEAVAVELTDVLTSAAPFQLVGVRLLAPDTCLPTSSGPVTRLVIECDLGTIPAGDRKVVRVTVSADDVSQVNDVATVQSLTKDPDGSNNKATGRLDFVGSADLSLDKTGPARVLAGTQLTYEIKVTNGGPSTANDVSVRDTLPAGVSFVSATSTSGTCTNGQPTARDLVCGLGDLPKGGTATVTVVGLVASDVVPGTRLFNEAVVSSATADKDNNDVRDSVPTDVTASADLSVTKTDSPASVLAGNKLTYTLTAANAGPSDAQVTVLTDTLPAGTSYVSGVDGNDATVCTFVQPNQVICALGVLQPGQTKKVYLTVLVAPSVATGTTLTNTVKISSATPDPTPGNDTATETTQVTTSAELWIDKTGTVTSKDKRTATFILTVHNDKGCETDTVSTPQPNCGEGGPSDAQNLVVVDQLPLKSKEVEVEYVSPQCSYAKETHTVTCTATTLPAGAKAAFEIRVKFKDDCKIENTATVKSSTPDPVLTNNTNTIKLAVKK; encoded by the coding sequence ATGACCAGCGCATTCGCGATCGGCGCCACGCCGGGTTCGGCATCGGCTGCTCCCGGCCCGTCGGGCCGACTCAAGGCGACCTCGTCCGCCAAGGCCGCACCCGGGCAAGGCTCCGGCACCGCCACGCGTGCCGAGGTTCCGCTGCCCGTCGACCTGCGCATCACCAAGGAGGCCACGCCGGATCCCGTGTACGCCGGGCAGGAACTGACCTACACGATCTTCGTCACCAACGAGGGCCTGACCACGGCGACCGGCGTGACGGTGACCGACACGCTGCCGGCGGGCGTGCAGCTGCTGTCCTCGACACCGGCGTGCACCGGCACGACCGTTCTCACCTGTCCCGTGGGGCCGATGGGGGTCCTGCTGCCGGGGCAGACCGTCCCGCTGGTGATCCAGGTCGGCCTTCCGGCCGACTTCCAGCCCAGGTCCATCACCAACGAGGCCACCGTGGCGGCGGCCGAACGCGACATCGATCCGGGCGACAACACCGCCACCGCGATCACCGTGGTCAAGCGGCTGGCCGATCTGGCCGTGACCAAGGTGTGCAAGCCCGACGTGCCCGCCCCGGCAGGCACCCAGGGCTTCTGCGACATCTACGTCGACAACCTCGGCCCGTCCGAGGCGGTCGCGGTCGAGTTGACGGACGTGCTCACCTCGGCGGCACCGTTCCAGCTGGTGGGCGTGCGGCTGCTCGCGCCCGACACCTGCCTGCCGACGAGCTCGGGCCCGGTCACCAGGCTCGTGATCGAGTGTGACCTGGGCACGATCCCGGCCGGCGACCGGAAGGTCGTCCGGGTCACCGTGTCCGCCGACGACGTCTCCCAGGTCAACGACGTGGCCACGGTGCAGAGCCTGACCAAGGACCCGGACGGCTCCAACAACAAGGCGACCGGCCGGCTCGACTTCGTCGGCTCCGCCGACCTGAGCCTGGACAAGACCGGTCCGGCCCGGGTCCTGGCCGGCACCCAGCTGACGTACGAGATCAAGGTGACGAACGGCGGCCCGTCCACCGCGAACGACGTGAGCGTGCGCGACACGCTGCCCGCCGGGGTGAGCTTCGTTTCGGCGACGTCCACGTCGGGGACCTGCACCAACGGCCAGCCGACCGCCCGTGATCTGGTGTGCGGCCTGGGTGATCTGCCCAAGGGCGGGACCGCGACGGTCACCGTCGTCGGACTGGTGGCGTCGGACGTGGTGCCCGGCACGCGCCTGTTCAACGAGGCAGTGGTGTCCAGCGCGACCGCCGACAAGGACAACAACGACGTGCGTGACAGCGTCCCCACCGACGTCACCGCGTCGGCAGACCTGTCGGTGACGAAGACGGACTCGCCGGCGTCGGTGCTCGCGGGCAACAAGCTGACCTACACCCTGACCGCCGCGAACGCCGGGCCCTCGGACGCGCAGGTGACCGTCCTGACCGACACCCTGCCGGCGGGCACCTCCTACGTGAGCGGCGTCGACGGCAACGACGCCACGGTCTGCACCTTCGTGCAGCCGAACCAGGTGATCTGTGCGCTGGGTGTGCTCCAGCCCGGCCAGACCAAGAAGGTCTACCTGACGGTGCTGGTGGCGCCGTCGGTCGCCACGGGAACCACGCTCACGAACACGGTGAAGATCTCCTCGGCCACGCCCGATCCGACTCCGGGCAACGACACCGCCACGGAGACGACGCAGGTGACGACGTCGGCGGAGCTGTGGATCGACAAGACGGGCACGGTGACGTCGAAGGACAAGCGGACGGCGACCTTCATCCTGACCGTGCACAACGACAAGGGCTGCGAGACCGACACGGTGTCGACGCCGCAGCCGAACTGCGGCGAGGGCGGCCCGTCGGACGCGCAGAACCTCGTGGTGGTGGACCAGCTGCCGCTGAAGTCCAAGGAGGTCGAGGTCGAGTACGTGTCGCCGCAGTGCTCCTACGCCAAGGAGACCCACACGGTGACCTGCACCGCGACGACCCTGCCGGCCGGCGCGAAGGCCGCGTTCGAGATCCGGGTGAAGTTCAAGGACGACTGCAAGATCGAGAACACCGCGACGGTGAAGAGCTCGACGCCGGACCCCGTTCTCACCAACAACACGAACACGATCAAACTGGCCGTGAAGAAGTAG
- a CDS encoding enoyl-CoA hydratase-related protein has translation MGEFVNVEVDAGIGTIRLERPPMNALNVAVQEELRAAAQAVTADSRIAAVVVYGGPKVFAAGADIKEMADMSYVDMSARAGALSSAFDAVARIPKPVVAAITGYALGGGCELALACDWRVVAEDAKLGQPEIKLGIIPGAGGTQRLARLIGPAKAKDIIFSGRMVDAEEALEIGLADRVCAADMVYDQAKALVAGYVNGPAQALKAAKLAIDGGLDRDLAAGLAWESHLFAALFATEDRREGMTAFVERRQPKFIGR, from the coding sequence GTGGGCGAGTTCGTGAACGTGGAAGTCGACGCAGGCATCGGCACCATCCGGTTGGAACGCCCACCGATGAACGCGCTCAACGTCGCTGTGCAGGAGGAGCTGCGGGCCGCCGCGCAGGCCGTGACGGCTGACAGCCGCATCGCCGCCGTCGTCGTCTACGGCGGACCCAAGGTCTTCGCGGCCGGCGCCGACATCAAGGAGATGGCGGACATGTCGTACGTGGACATGTCGGCCCGCGCCGGTGCGCTGAGCAGCGCCTTCGACGCCGTCGCGCGCATCCCGAAGCCGGTCGTCGCGGCGATCACCGGCTACGCCCTCGGCGGCGGCTGCGAGCTCGCGCTCGCGTGTGACTGGCGGGTCGTGGCCGAGGACGCCAAGCTCGGCCAGCCCGAGATCAAGCTGGGCATCATCCCCGGCGCGGGCGGCACCCAGCGGCTGGCCCGCCTGATCGGCCCGGCCAAGGCCAAGGACATCATCTTCTCCGGCCGTATGGTCGACGCCGAGGAGGCGCTGGAGATCGGGCTCGCCGACCGGGTGTGCGCCGCGGACATGGTCTACGACCAGGCCAAGGCCCTGGTCGCCGGTTACGTGAACGGTCCCGCGCAGGCGCTGAAGGCGGCCAAGTTGGCCATCGACGGCGGCCTGGACCGCGACCTCGCGGCCGGTCTGGCCTGGGAGTCCCACCTGTTCGCGGCGCTGTTCGCCACCGAGGACCGGCGCGAGGGCATGACCGCGTTCGTGGAGCGCCGCCAGCCGAAGTTCATCGGCCGCTGA
- a CDS encoding YccF domain-containing protein, with protein MRTLLNILWFIFGSGFLLAIAYGLAGIICFVLIVTIPFGVASFRLARYALWPFGYTIVEKPSAGLASTLANIVWLVVAGWWLALVHIVTGIAQCITLIGIPFGIANFKLVPAALWPLGREIVERP; from the coding sequence ATGCGCACGCTCCTGAACATCCTGTGGTTCATCTTCGGTAGCGGCTTCCTGCTGGCCATCGCCTACGGGCTGGCCGGCATCATCTGCTTCGTCCTGATCGTGACCATCCCGTTCGGCGTGGCCTCGTTCCGACTCGCCCGGTATGCGCTGTGGCCGTTCGGATACACCATCGTGGAGAAGCCCAGCGCCGGGCTGGCCTCCACGTTGGCGAACATCGTATGGCTCGTCGTCGCCGGCTGGTGGCTGGCGCTGGTGCACATCGTCACCGGCATCGCACAGTGCATCACGCTCATCGGCATCCCGTTCGGCATCGCCAATTTCAAGCTGGTGCCCGCCGCGCTGTGGCCGCTCGGCCGGGAGATCGTCGAACGCCCCTGA
- a CDS encoding ABC transporter permease subunit: protein MNLVRAEVSRLLARRFTHVLVIGLLAVFGVTAATTLASSARPGSQAWASAERSAAERRASLIEFKATCEAAFRQDREAAEDTFTEGCDAAGSPADVRAWHYLEDAFVFEQEIRGLTVFLAVYLSFFAFVIAASFIGAEMSSGGITNLLLWRPQRAPVLGAKLAALTGSVALFSTLFTVLYVGVFYLIAYASGWTGDVDAAFWAELAGLCGRGIALATASAACAFALATLARHTAAALGIAVGYFLVWEAGGRIVFEIGGMLPYDPYFLSSYLSAFVNGDLKYWSGLDGSGDLVITRLSGGMVLAGLTAALLAAAFANFRRRDLI, encoded by the coding sequence ATGAATCTGGTGCGTGCTGAGGTGAGTCGGCTGCTGGCGCGGCGGTTCACCCATGTCTTGGTGATCGGCCTGCTCGCCGTCTTCGGGGTCACCGCCGCGACCACGCTGGCCAGCTCGGCGCGCCCCGGCAGCCAGGCCTGGGCATCCGCGGAACGGTCCGCTGCGGAACGGCGCGCGAGCCTGATCGAGTTCAAGGCCACCTGCGAGGCGGCGTTCCGCCAGGACAGGGAGGCCGCGGAGGACACGTTCACCGAGGGCTGCGACGCCGCGGGCAGTCCGGCCGACGTCCGGGCCTGGCACTACCTCGAGGACGCCTTCGTGTTCGAGCAGGAGATCCGGGGCCTGACCGTCTTCCTGGCGGTGTATCTCAGCTTCTTCGCCTTCGTGATCGCGGCGTCGTTCATCGGGGCCGAGATGAGCAGCGGCGGCATCACCAACCTGCTGCTGTGGCGACCGCAGCGCGCCCCGGTCCTCGGCGCCAAGCTCGCCGCGCTGACCGGCAGCGTCGCGCTGTTCTCCACCCTGTTCACGGTGCTCTACGTGGGTGTGTTCTATCTGATCGCGTACGCCTCGGGCTGGACCGGCGACGTCGACGCGGCCTTCTGGGCCGAGCTCGCCGGGCTGTGCGGGCGCGGCATAGCCCTCGCGACGGCCTCCGCGGCGTGCGCCTTCGCGCTGGCCACGCTAGCCCGGCACACGGCGGCCGCGCTGGGCATCGCGGTCGGCTACTTCCTGGTCTGGGAGGCGGGCGGGCGCATCGTCTTCGAGATCGGCGGCATGCTGCCGTACGACCCGTACTTCCTGTCCAGCTACCTGTCCGCCTTCGTCAACGGCGACCTGAAGTACTGGTCCGGCCTGGACGGCTCGGGCGACCTGGTGATCACACGGCTCAGTGGCGGCATGGTCCTGGCGGGTCTCACGGCCGCCCTGCTCGCCGCCGCGTTCGCGAACTTCCGCCGCCGCGACCTGATCTGA
- a CDS encoding acetolactate synthase translates to MAETSDSAVSGHGGQLALAALQAAGVREMFTLSGGHVFPLYDAAHQTGFPLYDVRHEQTAVFAAEAVAKLQRRPGVAVLTAGPGVTNGVSGLTSAFFNAAPVLVLGGRAPQFRWGSGSLQEIDHLPIVAPVTKHAATVTSTDDITSAVTTALEHALAPHRGPSFLDLPLEVVFSTGDGKAVAPQVEVLEPDPDLVEQAARLVAGAQRPVIIAGSDVYGGDATEALRAAAEALTVPVFANGMGRGSLPPSHPLAFAKSRRKALDGADVVVVVGTPLDFRLGFGDFGAARVVHVVDAPSQRAGHVSVAVSPAGDLRTILSGLAAYAGERVDHTDWVATLRAAEQAQAAKHELEMQADTELIKPARVYGELRKVLAADAVTIGDGGDFVSYAGRYLEPSVPGSWLDPGPYGCLGTGMGYAMGARVTYPDRQICVLMGDGAAGFSLMDVESLVRQQLPVVMVVGNNGIWGLEKHPMRAMYGYDVAADLQPGLRYDDVVKALGGGGETVAKAADLPAALSRAFSAGVPYLVNVITDPDDAYPRSANLA, encoded by the coding sequence ATGGCTGAGACCTCTGACAGTGCAGTTTCCGGCCACGGTGGGCAGCTCGCGCTGGCCGCGTTGCAGGCCGCGGGCGTACGCGAGATGTTCACCCTCTCCGGCGGGCACGTCTTCCCGCTGTACGACGCGGCCCATCAGACCGGCTTCCCGCTCTACGACGTGCGGCACGAGCAGACCGCCGTGTTCGCCGCCGAGGCGGTCGCCAAGCTGCAGCGCCGTCCCGGCGTCGCGGTGCTCACCGCCGGTCCCGGTGTCACCAACGGTGTCTCCGGCCTGACCAGCGCCTTCTTCAACGCCGCGCCGGTGCTGGTGCTCGGCGGCCGGGCCCCGCAGTTCCGCTGGGGCTCCGGGTCGCTGCAGGAGATCGACCACCTGCCGATCGTCGCGCCGGTCACCAAGCACGCCGCGACCGTCACGTCCACCGACGACATCACGTCGGCCGTGACCACCGCGCTGGAGCACGCGCTCGCCCCGCACCGCGGGCCGTCCTTCCTGGACCTGCCGCTGGAGGTCGTCTTCAGCACCGGCGACGGCAAGGCGGTCGCACCGCAGGTCGAGGTGCTGGAGCCGGACCCGGACCTGGTCGAGCAGGCCGCCCGCCTCGTCGCCGGGGCGCAGCGCCCGGTGATCATCGCGGGCTCCGACGTGTACGGCGGGGACGCGACCGAGGCGCTGCGGGCCGCTGCCGAGGCGCTGACCGTGCCGGTCTTCGCCAACGGCATGGGCCGCGGCTCGCTGCCGCCGAGCCACCCGCTCGCCTTCGCCAAGTCCCGCCGCAAGGCCCTGGACGGGGCGGACGTGGTCGTCGTGGTGGGCACCCCGCTGGACTTCCGGCTCGGCTTCGGCGACTTCGGCGCGGCCCGGGTCGTGCACGTCGTCGACGCGCCGAGCCAGCGCGCCGGGCACGTCTCCGTCGCCGTCTCGCCCGCGGGCGACCTGCGCACGATCCTGTCCGGGCTGGCCGCGTACGCCGGAGAGCGGGTCGATCACACCGACTGGGTGGCCACGCTGCGCGCCGCCGAGCAGGCCCAGGCTGCCAAGCACGAGCTGGAGATGCAGGCCGACACCGAGCTGATCAAGCCGGCCCGGGTCTACGGCGAGCTGCGCAAGGTGCTGGCCGCGGACGCGGTCACCATCGGCGACGGCGGCGACTTCGTGTCGTACGCCGGGCGTTACCTGGAGCCCTCGGTGCCGGGCAGCTGGCTGGACCCAGGGCCGTACGGCTGCCTCGGCACCGGCATGGGCTACGCGATGGGGGCCCGGGTGACCTACCCCGACCGCCAGATCTGCGTGCTGATGGGCGACGGCGCGGCCGGCTTCTCGCTGATGGACGTCGAGTCCCTGGTGCGCCAGCAGCTGCCGGTGGTCATGGTCGTCGGCAACAACGGCATCTGGGGCCTGGAGAAGCACCCGATGCGCGCCATGTACGGCTACGACGTCGCCGCCGACCTGCAACCCGGTCTGCGCTACGACGACGTCGTCAAGGCCCTGGGCGGCGGCGGCGAAACCGTGGCCAAGGCCGCCGACCTCCCCGCCGCGCTGTCCCGCGCCTTCTCCGCCGGCGTCCCCTACCTCGTCAACGTCATCACCGACCCCGACGACGCCTACCCGCGCTCCGCCAACCTCGCCTAG
- a CDS encoding MFS transporter yields the protein MTEPATLATADPATPPPAPFAEPERPITGRWISLFALAWLGIWMAQLTPVQLLLPIQVEAQLKAADWVDNVVAFGVVSGIAGAFALIAYPLTGALSDRTVSRFGRRRPWIAFGTLLFAASLVVLGLQDDIVGIGVWWTLTLVGFCVLTAALTATISDQVPVGQRGYVSGWISAPQAIGTILGIVLVTALALSQVIGYSLMAGLLVLLVLPFLLGAPDQVLPRAARSPFSLRDLAAGFWISPRRFPDFGWTLLSRILVNVGNALGTTLLLYFLMYHVKVEKAEDALLVLTLIYMFFVVLAALFLGRLSDRIGRRKVFVLVSSGLQGVAALLLAFFPNLTVATVGAGLLGLGYGCFLSVDQALATQVLPDPAARGKDLGIMNIATAVPQAVAPLLGAFVVAELGGFGPLYVASGVISVLGALAVLPVKGVR from the coding sequence ATGACCGAACCGGCCACGCTCGCTACGGCTGACCCCGCAACGCCCCCGCCCGCTCCGTTCGCCGAGCCGGAACGGCCGATCACCGGCCGCTGGATCAGCCTGTTCGCGCTGGCCTGGCTGGGCATCTGGATGGCGCAGCTGACCCCGGTGCAGCTGCTGCTGCCGATCCAGGTCGAAGCGCAGCTCAAGGCTGCGGACTGGGTCGACAACGTGGTCGCCTTCGGTGTCGTGTCCGGCATCGCCGGCGCGTTCGCACTGATCGCGTACCCGCTGACCGGCGCGCTCTCGGACCGCACGGTGTCCCGGTTCGGCCGCCGGCGGCCCTGGATCGCCTTCGGCACGCTGCTGTTCGCCGCCTCGCTGGTGGTGCTCGGCCTGCAGGACGACATCGTCGGCATCGGCGTGTGGTGGACGCTGACCCTGGTCGGCTTCTGCGTGCTCACCGCGGCGCTCACCGCCACCATCTCCGACCAGGTCCCGGTGGGCCAGCGCGGGTACGTCTCCGGCTGGATCTCCGCGCCGCAGGCGATCGGCACCATCCTCGGCATCGTGCTGGTCACCGCGCTGGCGCTGAGCCAGGTCATCGGCTACTCCCTGATGGCCGGGCTGCTCGTGCTGCTGGTGCTGCCGTTCCTGCTCGGCGCGCCCGACCAGGTGCTGCCGCGCGCGGCCCGGTCGCCGTTCAGCTTGCGCGACCTGGCCGCGGGCTTCTGGATCAGCCCGCGCCGCTTCCCCGACTTCGGCTGGACGCTGCTCAGCCGCATCCTGGTCAACGTCGGCAACGCGCTGGGCACCACCTTGCTGCTCTACTTCCTGATGTACCACGTCAAGGTCGAGAAGGCCGAGGACGCGCTGCTCGTCCTCACGCTGATCTACATGTTCTTCGTGGTGCTGGCCGCGCTGTTCCTCGGCCGGCTGTCCGACCGCATCGGACGGCGCAAGGTCTTCGTTCTCGTCTCGTCGGGGTTGCAGGGCGTCGCGGCGCTGCTGCTGGCGTTCTTCCCGAACCTGACCGTGGCCACCGTCGGCGCGGGCCTGCTGGGCCTGGGCTACGGCTGCTTCCTGTCGGTGGACCAGGCACTGGCCACCCAGGTGCTGCCGGACCCGGCGGCGCGCGGCAAGGACCTCGGCATCATGAACATCGCCACCGCGGTGCCGCAGGCGGTGGCCCCGCTGCTCGGCGCGTTCGTCGTCGCGGAGCTGGGCGGCTTCGGCCCGCTGTATGTGGCGTCCGGTGTGATCTCGGTGCTCGGCGCGCTCGCCGTGCTGCCGGTGAAGGGAGTGCGCTGA
- a CDS encoding ROK family transcriptional regulator — MAAVSQPGTPRLLRALNDRAALELLLARGPLTRSQLGELTGLSKVTASQLVERLEERGLVRRVGEQAGGRGPNAQLYNVAPNSAYVVGVEVGDEHVVAACADITGAVVGRVEVSTKPDANGGGEDPVRLVHNAVVQAAEQAGAQLGDVRRIVLGTPGLVDPNTGDIVFAFNLPRWQRGLAAALRDDLHTTIVFENDVNLAAVAEAHAGAAREVGDFLLVWIGQGTGLAVMLGGRLHRGTSGAAGEIGYLPVPGAEIPREVSRRGKGAFQQVAGADAVRQVAREHGFRAGTAAEAVKAAIAAGTKGGPVLDEVARRLALGVAASCIVLDPPLVVLAGEVGAAGGTPLAERVQHEVAAISPVAPRVVVTGVADEPVLQGALLTALDAVRDEVFGSTVD, encoded by the coding sequence ATGGCCGCAGTTTCCCAACCCGGCACCCCTCGACTGCTCCGCGCGCTGAACGACCGCGCCGCGCTCGAGCTGCTGCTGGCCCGGGGCCCGCTCACCCGTTCCCAGCTCGGCGAGCTGACCGGACTCTCCAAGGTCACCGCCTCCCAGCTGGTCGAGCGGCTGGAGGAGCGCGGCCTGGTGCGCCGGGTCGGCGAGCAGGCGGGCGGGCGCGGGCCCAACGCGCAGCTCTACAACGTCGCCCCGAACAGCGCCTACGTGGTGGGCGTCGAGGTGGGCGACGAGCACGTGGTGGCCGCCTGCGCCGACATCACCGGCGCGGTGGTGGGCCGGGTGGAGGTCTCCACCAAGCCTGACGCGAACGGCGGCGGCGAGGACCCGGTCCGGCTGGTGCACAACGCCGTCGTCCAGGCGGCCGAGCAGGCCGGCGCCCAACTCGGCGACGTGCGCCGCATCGTGCTGGGCACGCCCGGTCTGGTCGACCCGAACACCGGCGACATCGTCTTCGCCTTCAACCTGCCCCGCTGGCAGCGCGGCCTCGCCGCGGCGCTGCGCGACGACCTGCACACCACGATCGTGTTCGAGAACGACGTGAACCTGGCCGCCGTCGCCGAGGCCCACGCGGGCGCGGCCCGCGAGGTCGGCGACTTCCTGCTGGTCTGGATCGGCCAGGGCACCGGTCTGGCCGTCATGCTGGGCGGCCGGCTGCACCGGGGCACCTCCGGCGCGGCGGGCGAGATCGGCTACCTGCCGGTGCCCGGCGCGGAGATCCCGCGCGAGGTCAGCCGGCGCGGCAAGGGCGCATTCCAGCAGGTGGCCGGGGCGGACGCGGTCCGCCAGGTGGCTCGCGAACACGGCTTCCGGGCGGGCACCGCGGCCGAGGCGGTCAAGGCCGCCATCGCCGCCGGCACCAAGGGCGGCCCGGTGCTCGACGAGGTCGCCCGGCGGCTGGCGCTGGGCGTGGCCGCGTCCTGCATCGTGCTCGACCCGCCGCTGGTCGTGCTGGCCGGCGAGGTCGGCGCGGCGGGCGGCACGCCGCTGGCCGAGCGCGTGCAGCACGAGGTCGCCGCGATCAGCCCGGTGGCCCCGCGGGTCGTGGTGACCGGCGTCGCCGACGAACCCGTGCTCCAGGGTGCGTTGCTCACCGCCCTCGACGCGGTCCGCGACGAGGTCTTCGGGTCCACCGTCGACTGA
- a CDS encoding ATP-binding cassette domain-containing protein, with product MTAVIEISGLCKTFHSLWRDEKTALDGFDMYVEKGQVHGFLGPNGSGKTTTLRTLLGLLRPDEGEMRILDTPSARFGEVAHRVGAIVESPAFFTPFSGRKTLQLLATAGGLPRGRVDEALTTVGLRDRADEPVRVYSLGMRQRLAVASALLKQPELLILDEPANGLDPSGIHAMRTLMSDLAAQGVTVLLSSHLLSEIEQVCDSVTIIDRGRRVTHGPVSVVLAGHDTGEHLVRVADTEQAAQLLLAAGATVRTADGALFVGGVSGPAAISEALGRAGLWLTELTPLTPDLESVFLDLTGTRPVPDAPPQVAVPTRRRPPADNIIDLDTRGEEQA from the coding sequence GTGACCGCCGTGATCGAGATCAGCGGGCTGTGCAAGACGTTCCACAGCCTGTGGCGCGATGAGAAGACCGCGCTCGACGGATTCGACATGTACGTCGAGAAGGGCCAGGTCCACGGGTTCCTCGGGCCCAACGGCTCGGGCAAGACCACCACGCTGCGTACGCTGCTCGGCCTGCTGCGGCCCGACGAGGGCGAGATGCGGATCCTGGACACGCCCAGCGCCCGGTTCGGCGAGGTGGCCCACCGGGTCGGCGCGATCGTGGAGAGCCCGGCCTTCTTCACCCCGTTCAGCGGGCGCAAGACCCTCCAGCTGCTGGCCACCGCAGGCGGGCTGCCCCGCGGCCGGGTGGACGAGGCGCTGACCACGGTCGGGCTGCGCGACCGCGCCGACGAGCCGGTCAGGGTGTACTCGCTCGGCATGCGCCAGCGGCTCGCCGTCGCGTCCGCCCTGCTCAAGCAGCCGGAACTGCTGATCCTGGACGAGCCCGCGAACGGGCTGGACCCCTCCGGCATCCACGCCATGCGCACCCTGATGAGCGACCTCGCCGCACAGGGCGTCACCGTGCTGCTATCCAGCCACCTGCTGTCCGAGATCGAGCAGGTATGCGACTCGGTCACCATCATCGACCGCGGCCGGCGGGTCACCCACGGCCCCGTCTCGGTGGTGCTGGCCGGGCACGACACCGGCGAGCACCTGGTCCGGGTCGCCGACACCGAGCAGGCCGCGCAGCTGCTGCTGGCGGCGGGCGCGACGGTGCGCACGGCCGACGGCGCCCTGTTCGTCGGCGGCGTCAGCGGCCCGGCCGCGATCAGCGAGGCGCTCGGCCGGGCCGGTCTCTGGCTGACCGAACTCACCCCGCTCACGCCCGACCTGGAGAGCGTCTTCCTGGACCTCACTGGCACCCGGCCCGTCCCCGACGCCCCTCCGCAGGTCGCGGTGCCGACGCGCCGCCGCCCACCCGCGGACAACATCATCGACCTCGACACGCGCGGGGAGGAGCAAGCATGA